In Coregonus clupeaformis isolate EN_2021a chromosome 15, ASM2061545v1, whole genome shotgun sequence, one genomic interval encodes:
- the LOC121582492 gene encoding zinc finger protein 618 — MSAQEVPANPGQEQVDVGGGVPDGPSPTPTTTSATLAVPVTIKKEPGLQGASNGKDVPAEICVVLGGGGGGGGAAEGGGGGGGGGRSRNDQTQGSYVCGICGKKYKYYNCFQTHVRAHRESDSMPGEGATPTPNNSFRYSCDICGKKYKYYSCFQEHRDLHAVDDPYEQVVLGPVEDLKEEEPVEPFQKIGPKTGSYECEFCGKQYKYFNPYQEHVALHQPMNFSFDNMKSPRSRGSVDGNMDVSKYSATKLETDSPFSRKMESKIQSSLVDTNSSQNSSGTPSPLVAGSFPASQITKCFTTIRAYSPQNPKDKATVAETKSLEPYTCGACGIPFQFYNNLLEHMQSHAADNENHTKGESPKTSPGPASQDQLWRSPQPQPQHQAQAQIVQVQIRAQPQPQPTQRNHYTNQNSGGLPEKERQQVAERLLRVMCTDLGVLNMLNSKDFLKLAQTLVDTGARHGAYSTREALGNMSSLALRQLPRMYNQIKVKVTCALGSNSSLGIAVTCHSQTVGPDACLVLTAYQVEGSRLKRYVLGVKEADLREGPEQVHQWTQNVLSEFVMSDIRTVYVTEPRVSAAGGGRVCLRCAGCSLGVVVQAVLGKRSLQARGLHELTELLAACRDIAASTSLSLRDDSTSAAMDEGTSNPSAPPRPSHTPPCWDRTAEALLQVHAHFEQICEAYGRSKATASTLQGLNKHLLGTLACLLAPLRLAALELSNQRRPTLQQVLPVYLRLEKLFTSKAGEVGTASKLCHYFLEALKENFKVEKAHQVAMVLDPQLKLRPVPAYQHEEIIARACEMATDPRDGGQATGGGSGVEDMDGPSTPKRLRVDVPGGGVNARGVVAVSSEASSDESQTQVRQEVFQYLAEPLLQGTTPDLFHYWSTTVGDRFPRLARLALWLLAVPAVGVRSECVSVCEQSLAMKRRQQVTAEEMNKLVFLRSNMA; from the exons ATGAGTGCTCAGGAGGTGCCCGCCAATCCTGGGCAGGAGCAGGTTGACGTGGGGGGTGGAGTCCCAGATGGCCCCTCCCCTACCCCGACCACCACCTCCGCCACCCTCGCTGTTCCGGTCACGATAAAGAAGGAGCCTGGCTTGCAGGGGGCCAGTAACGGGAAAGATGTGCCTGCCGAGATCTGTGTTGTCcttggtggtggaggaggaggaggaggagcagcagaaggaggaggaggaggaggaggaggaggaaggtcgCGCAATGACCAGACCCAAG GCTCCTACGTTTGCGGGATATGTGGGAAGAAATACAAGTACTACAACTGCTTTCAAACACACGTCCGTGCACACAGAG AGTCCGACAGCATGCCAGGAGAGGGGGCAACACCAACTCCCAACA ATAGCTTCCGCTACTCCTGTGACATCTGTGGGAAGAAGTACAAGTACTACAGCTGCTTCCAGGAGCACCGCGACCTGCACGCTGTGGACG ACCCATACGAGCAGGTCGTTCTAGGACCTGTGGAAGACCTCAAGGAGGAGGAACCAGTGGAACCCTTCCAGAAAATAGGACCAA AAACGGGGAGCTATGAGTGTGAGTTCTGTGGGAAGCAGTATAAGTACTTCAACCCATACCAGGAGCATGTGGCTCTTCACCAACCAATGA ATTTCTCCTTTGATAATATGAAGTCGCCTCGATCCCGTGGAAGTGTGGATGGAAACATGGACGTCAGCAAATACAGTGCCACTAAATTAGAAACAG ACAGTCCCTTTAGTCGGAAAATGGAGAGCAAAATCCAGTCCAGCCTGGTGGACACCAACAGTTCCCAGAACTCAAGCG GTACTCCAAGCCCCCTGGTGGCCGGTTCGTTCCCTGCATCACAGA TCACAAAGTGCTTCACAACAATCCGGGCCTACAGCCCCCAAAACCCCAAAGACAAGGCGACAGTGGCAGAGACAAAGTCTCTAG AACCCTACACATGTGGCGCCTGTGGCATCCCGTTCCAGTTCTACAACAACCTGCTGGAGCACATGCAGTCCCACGCTG CGGATAATGAAAACCACACCAAAGGGGAGTCTCCAAAGACATCACCGGGCCCAGCCTCACAGGACCAGCTGTGGAGgtccccccagccccagccccagcatcAGGCCCAAGCTCAAATAGTTCAAGTCCAGATACGggctcagccccagccccagcctacaCAGAGAAACCACTACACCAACC AGAACAGTGGTGGACTaccggagaaggagaggcagcaGGTGGCCGAACGTCTCCTGAGGGTGATGTGTACAGACCTGGGTGTGCTCAACATGCTCAATAGCAAGGACTTCCTGAAGCTGGCCCAGACTCTGGTGGACACGGGCGCCCGCCATGGTGCCTACTCCACCCGCGAAGCCCTGGGCAACATGAGCTCGCTGGCCCTGCGCCAGCTTCCCCGCATGTACAACCAGATCAAGGTGAAGGTGACCTGCGCCCTGGGCTCAAACTCCTCACTGGGCATTGCCGTCACCTGCCACTCCCAGACAGTGGGGCCTGACGCCTGCCTAGTGCTGACAGCCTACCAGGTGGAGGGGTCCAGGCTCAAGCGCTACGTTCTAGGCGTCAAGGAGGCAGACCTGAGGGAGGGACCCGAGCAGGTGCACCAGTGGACCCAGAACGTGCTGTCGGAGTTCGTCATGTCGGACATCCGCACAGTATATGTGACTGAGCCGAGGGTGTCtgcg GCGGGCGGGGGGAGGGTGTGTCTGCGGTGCGCCGGGTGCTCGCTGGGTGTAGTGGTCCAGGCAGTGCTGGGGAAGCGCAGCCTGCAGGCGCGGGGGCTCCACGAATTGACTGAGCTGCTGGCTGCCTGCCGCGACATTGCTGCCTCCACCAGCCTCTCGTTGCGCGACGACTCCACCAGCGCCGCCATGGACGAGGGCACGTCtaacccctccgctccccccagGCCTAGCCACACCCCTCCCTGTTGGGACCGCACGGCTGAGGCCCTGCTTCAGGTGCACGCCCACTTTGAGCAGATCTGTGAGGCATATGGGAGGAGCAAGGCCACAGCTTCCACGCTGCAGGGCCTCAACAAACACCTGCTGGGGACGCTGGCCTGCCTGCTGGCCCCCCTGCGCCTGGCCGCCCTGGAGCTCAGCAACCAGAGGAGGCCCACCCTGCAGCAGGTGCTACCTGTCTACCTGCGCCTGGAGAAACTGTTCACCTCCAAGGCTGGGGAGGTGGGGACCGCCAGCAAGCTCTGCCACTACTTCCTGGAAGCCCTGAAGGAGAACTTTAAGGTGGAGAAAGCCCACCAGGTAGCCATGGTCCTGGATCCTCAGCTGAAGCTGCGTCCCGTCCCAGCCTACCAGCATGAGGAGATCATCGCCCGTGCCTGCGAGATGGCCACAGACCCCCGCGACGGGGGGCAAGCCACCGGCGGGGGGTCCGGAGTTGAGGACATGGATGGACCCTCAACACCCAAACGGCTTCGCGTGGACGTCCCCGGTGGTGGAGTGAACGCCAGAGGGGTAGTAGCCGTGTCGTCGGAGGCGTCGTCAGATGAAAGCCAGACCCAGGTGAGACAGGAGGTGTTCCAGTA